From the genome of Hymenobacter sp. PAMC 26628, one region includes:
- a CDS encoding LptF/LptG family permease, with amino-acid sequence MNILDKYIIKKFLTAFVFTVLIIVSVICVIDFTEKNDDFIQHKLTMKQIVFEYYVFLFPYFSNLLAPITIFIAVVFVTAQLATRTEIVAIMASGVSFKRLLAPYLAAAALVGLFIFALTGWVLPLANKQRVRFERAYVKLPYTFKGHDVHIRIGPRSYVYMQSYDSNRNVGYRFALETIDSTILHRRMTSDAISWDSTKQAWHMSPQLIRTFRGPQDETLLTVAARDTTLRLTPKDFASHYHEEETLTLPQLNAFIQEMVDRGADDTATYMSAKYERYSYPFATLILTLIGVSLSARKSRAGVGGQIALGFVLAFVFIIFVMLSRNLAQVGTLAPLVAAWVPNSIFLVIGLALYRFVPK; translated from the coding sequence GTGAACATCCTCGATAAATACATTATCAAGAAATTCCTCACGGCGTTCGTCTTCACGGTGCTCATCATCGTGTCGGTGATTTGCGTGATTGACTTCACCGAGAAGAACGACGACTTCATCCAGCACAAGCTGACGATGAAGCAGATTGTGTTCGAGTACTACGTGTTCCTGTTTCCGTACTTCTCCAACCTGCTGGCCCCAATCACTATTTTCATCGCTGTGGTGTTCGTAACGGCTCAGCTGGCGACGCGCACCGAGATTGTGGCCATTATGGCCAGCGGCGTGAGCTTCAAGCGGTTGCTGGCGCCGTACCTGGCGGCGGCCGCGCTAGTGGGGCTGTTCATTTTCGCGCTCACGGGCTGGGTGCTGCCGCTGGCTAATAAGCAGCGCGTACGCTTCGAGCGGGCCTACGTGAAGCTGCCCTATACCTTCAAGGGCCACGACGTGCACATCCGCATTGGGCCCCGCAGTTACGTCTACATGCAGAGCTACGACAGCAACCGCAACGTGGGCTACCGCTTTGCCTTAGAGACAATTGACAGCACTATTCTGCACCGGCGCATGACGTCCGACGCCATCAGCTGGGACTCGACCAAGCAGGCTTGGCACATGTCGCCGCAGCTCATCCGCACCTTCCGGGGCCCCCAGGACGAGACGCTGCTGACCGTGGCCGCCCGCGACACCACGCTGCGCCTTACGCCCAAGGACTTCGCCAGCCACTACCACGAGGAGGAAACGCTGACCCTGCCGCAGCTCAACGCCTTCATCCAGGAGATGGTGGACCGCGGGGCCGACGACACGGCCACCTACATGAGCGCCAAGTACGAGCGCTACTCCTACCCCTTCGCCACGCTTATCCTTACCCTCATCGGCGTGTCGCTAAGCGCCCGGAAGTCGCGGGCCGGGGTGGGCGGGCAAATTGCGCTGGGCTTCGTGCTGGCCTTCGTGTTCATCATTTTCGTGATGCTGAGCCGCAACCTAGCCCAGGTGGGCACCCTCGCCCCGCTGGTGGCCGCCTGGGTGCCCAACAGCATTTTCCTGGTCATCGGCTTGGCGCTGTACCGCTTCGTGCCGAAATAG
- the tgt gene encoding tRNA guanosine(34) transglycosylase Tgt, translated as MTFDLLARDPATKARAGLLHTAHGAIETPIFMPVGTAGTVKAVSQQVLRTDVQAQIILGNTYHLYLRPGLEVLQAAGGLHQFNGWDGPILTDSGGYQVFSLSNTRKIKEDGVTFRSHVDGSKHLFTPEGVMDIQRVIGADIIMAFDECTPWPCDYDYARRSLDLTHRWLQRCIQRFDATEGLYGFEQNLFPIVQGSTFKDLRVQSAEFVAAQGRAGNAIGGLSVGEPAEMMYEMTELVCDILPADKPRYLMGVGTPANILENIALGVDMFDCVMPTRNARNGMLFTTQGIVNITNKKWATDFTPIDPGLPGVASTFYSRAYLRHLFQCKELLGPQIASAHNLAFYLWLVREARTQIQAGTFGPWKDRMVQQVMTRL; from the coding sequence ATGACCTTTGACCTTCTCGCCCGCGACCCCGCTACCAAGGCCCGCGCCGGGCTGCTGCACACGGCCCACGGGGCCATCGAAACGCCCATTTTTATGCCTGTGGGCACGGCCGGCACCGTGAAAGCCGTGAGCCAGCAGGTGCTGCGCACCGATGTGCAGGCCCAAATCATCCTCGGCAATACCTACCACCTGTACCTGCGTCCGGGCCTGGAGGTGCTGCAAGCCGCCGGAGGCCTGCACCAGTTCAATGGCTGGGACGGGCCTATTCTGACGGACTCGGGGGGCTACCAGGTGTTTTCGCTCAGCAACACCCGCAAGATCAAGGAAGACGGCGTGACGTTTCGCTCGCACGTCGACGGCTCGAAGCACCTGTTTACGCCGGAGGGCGTGATGGACATCCAGCGCGTGATTGGGGCCGACATCATCATGGCCTTCGACGAGTGCACGCCCTGGCCCTGCGACTACGACTACGCCCGCCGCTCGCTCGACCTGACGCATCGCTGGCTGCAACGCTGCATCCAGCGCTTCGACGCCACCGAGGGCCTGTACGGCTTCGAGCAAAACCTCTTCCCCATCGTGCAGGGCAGCACCTTTAAGGACCTGCGGGTGCAGTCGGCCGAGTTTGTGGCGGCCCAGGGGCGGGCCGGCAACGCCATCGGGGGCCTGAGCGTGGGCGAACCCGCCGAAATGATGTACGAGATGACCGAACTGGTCTGCGACATCCTGCCCGCCGACAAGCCGCGCTACCTGATGGGCGTGGGCACGCCAGCCAACATTCTGGAAAACATTGCCTTGGGCGTGGACATGTTCGATTGCGTGATGCCGACCCGCAACGCCCGCAACGGCATGCTGTTCACCACGCAGGGCATCGTCAACATCACTAATAAGAAGTGGGCGACGGACTTCACGCCCATCGACCCCGGCCTGCCGGGCGTGGCCAGCACGTTCTACTCGCGGGCTTATTTGCGGCACCTGTTCCAGTGCAAAGAGCTGCTGGGGCCCCAAATTGCCTCGGCCCACAACCTGGCCTTCTATTTGTGGCTGGTGCGCGAAGCTCGCACGCAAATCCAGGCCGGCACGTTTGGGCCCTGGAAAGACCGGATGGTGCAGCAGGTGATGACCAGATTGTAA
- a CDS encoding glycosyltransferase, whose product MPKSPIFWLLVACVLAQFYYWFYYFGPFARRPAEAPADAPGPDDEPVSVVVCARNELENLRRLLPLLLKQDYPAGFEVVLIDDRSYDETQDYAQQLGQYYAGRFRLVTVKSTPDGFAPKKYALTLGIKAAAHARLLFTDADCIPATNQWLRLMQRGFGGPGAPAGLVLGFSGYAEGPGLLNRLIRYETLLTAAQYLSFAWRGRAYMGVGRNLGYTWATFVATKGFASHIRRLSGDDDLLVQDAVAQGLRAAVVADPPAHTLSEPAATWGAWWTQKRRHLSAGSRYRLADRARIGTFVMANVLAYALTVGLVFSPEHWVPLAVVWALRTFAQAYVYGVLGRRLEQKLPTAWLPLLDGLYFAQYVTISLSLLFKRSLRWK is encoded by the coding sequence TTGCCCAAGTCCCCCATTTTCTGGTTGCTGGTGGCCTGCGTGCTGGCGCAGTTCTACTACTGGTTCTACTACTTTGGGCCCTTCGCCCGCCGCCCCGCCGAGGCCCCGGCCGACGCCCCGGGGCCCGACGACGAGCCGGTATCGGTCGTCGTCTGCGCCCGCAACGAGCTCGAAAACCTGCGCCGCCTGCTGCCTTTATTGCTGAAGCAGGACTACCCGGCGGGCTTCGAGGTCGTCCTCATCGACGACCGCAGCTACGACGAAACCCAGGACTACGCCCAGCAGTTGGGGCAGTACTACGCCGGCCGCTTCCGCCTCGTCACGGTGAAGAGCACGCCCGACGGCTTCGCCCCCAAAAAGTACGCCCTCACCCTGGGCATCAAGGCCGCCGCCCACGCCCGGCTCCTATTTACCGACGCCGACTGCATCCCGGCCACCAACCAGTGGCTGCGCCTGATGCAGCGCGGCTTTGGGGGCCCCGGGGCCCCGGCCGGCCTGGTGCTCGGCTTCTCGGGCTACGCCGAGGGCCCCGGGCTGCTCAACCGCCTCATCCGCTACGAAACGTTGCTCACGGCCGCTCAGTACCTCAGCTTTGCCTGGCGCGGGCGGGCCTACATGGGCGTGGGCCGCAACCTGGGCTACACCTGGGCCACGTTTGTGGCCACCAAGGGCTTCGCCAGCCACATCCGCCGCCTTAGCGGCGACGACGACCTGCTGGTGCAAGACGCAGTGGCCCAAGGCCTGCGCGCGGCCGTGGTGGCCGACCCGCCTGCCCACACGCTCAGCGAGCCGGCCGCCACTTGGGGGGCTTGGTGGACGCAGAAGCGCCGCCACCTTTCGGCCGGTAGCCGCTACCGTCTGGCCGACCGCGCCCGCATCGGCACCTTCGTAATGGCCAATGTATTGGCCTACGCCCTTACCGTCGGGCTAGTATTTTCGCCCGAACATTGGGTACCTTTGGCGGTTGTTTGGGCCCTGCGAACCTTTGCGCAGGCCTACGTGTATGGCGTCCTTGGCCGGCGATTGGAACAGAAATTGCCGACTGCGTGGCTACCGCTGCTCGACGGCCTTTACTTCGCCCAATACGTTACCATCAGCCTTTCCTTGCTATTCAAGCGTTCCCTTCGATGGAAGTAA
- a CDS encoding RNA polymerase sigma factor, whose translation MEVTNNQDIQKQFSAKAKHDFKLIRAAVDHGDEKAYAELMQIYKKPVYHVVLKMVRNQDDAEDLTIEAFAKAFKNLHKFNPEYAFSTWLFRIATNNCIDFIRKNKIKTMSIDSAIKVDNGDEITIDFRDNDLNPAEHAVRNQKIEIMRHVVSRLPDKYQRLVSLRYFDELSYEEIATELKAPLGTVKAQLHRARELLYDMMKHTKQII comes from the coding sequence ATGGAAGTAACTAATAATCAAGATATCCAGAAGCAATTCTCCGCCAAGGCCAAGCACGACTTCAAGCTAATTCGCGCCGCCGTGGACCACGGCGACGAGAAGGCCTACGCCGAGTTGATGCAGATTTACAAGAAGCCCGTGTACCACGTGGTGCTAAAAATGGTGCGCAACCAGGACGACGCCGAGGACCTCACCATCGAGGCCTTCGCCAAGGCCTTCAAAAACCTGCACAAGTTCAACCCCGAGTACGCCTTCAGCACCTGGCTCTTCCGCATCGCCACCAACAACTGCATCGATTTTATCCGCAAGAATAAAATCAAAACGATGTCGATTGACTCGGCCATTAAGGTGGACAACGGCGACGAAATCACCATCGATTTCCGCGACAACGACCTGAACCCGGCCGAGCACGCCGTGCGCAACCAGAAAATCGAAATCATGCGCCACGTCGTCTCGCGCCTGCCCGACAAGTACCAGCGCCTCGTGAGCCTGCGTTACTTCGACGAGCTGAGCTACGAGGAAATCGCCACCGAGCTCAAAGCTCCCCTCGGCACCGTAAAAGCCCAGCTGCACCGCGCCCGCGAGCTGCTCTACGACATGATGAAACACACCAAGCAAATCATCTAG
- a CDS encoding helix-turn-helix domain-containing protein has product MPIIVNLDVMLARRKMTLSALAEAVGITLANLSILKSGKAKAVRFSTLAAICQALDCQPGDLLEHSPNPADLRPGADGE; this is encoded by the coding sequence ATGCCGATTATTGTGAACCTTGACGTGATGCTGGCCCGGCGCAAAATGACACTCAGCGCCCTGGCCGAGGCCGTGGGCATCACCCTGGCCAACCTATCTATCCTGAAAAGCGGCAAGGCCAAAGCGGTGCGCTTCAGTACGCTGGCCGCCATTTGCCAGGCCCTGGACTGCCAGCCGGGTGACTTGCTGGAGCACAGCCCCAACCCGGCCGACCTGCGCCCGGGGGCCGACGGCGAATGA
- a CDS encoding DUF2975 domain-containing protein — protein MIGKTYEAATGNPEVRLALNTTSPNLFSAAHDMNAGFEDGAAGRPMRPERGPLPALSAAVGFELAADPHTPLLRYREPNPWKRVALLHLGAADGLFSLSWLVFIGVGSWLLWHLLLDVTPETPFTRANARRLARLALLVLLLGQAQHLAYLALRALVPAFHTPGVAETLNHYVRLNTDDSLPGTWSGVMLAVIAVVYRRGVELSQEAELVI, from the coding sequence ATGATAGGCAAGACCTACGAAGCGGCCACGGGTAATCCCGAAGTGCGGTTGGCGCTCAACACCACTTCGCCCAACCTATTTTCGGCGGCACACGACATGAACGCTGGCTTCGAAGATGGGGCTGCTGGCCGGCCAATGCGGCCGGAGCGGGGGCCCCTTCCGGCGTTGAGCGCCGCCGTGGGTTTTGAATTGGCAGCGGATCCACACACGCCTTTACTTCGCTACCGCGAACCCAACCCCTGGAAAAGAGTAGCGCTGCTGCACCTGGGGGCCGCCGATGGTCTTTTTTCGTTGTCCTGGCTTGTATTCATCGGCGTGGGCAGTTGGCTGCTGTGGCATTTACTGCTCGATGTAACGCCCGAAACGCCTTTTACCCGCGCCAATGCCCGGCGGCTGGCCCGGCTGGCCTTGCTGGTGTTGCTGCTGGGCCAGGCCCAGCATTTGGCTTATCTGGCGCTGCGGGCGCTGGTACCCGCGTTCCACACCCCCGGCGTGGCCGAAACCCTCAACCACTACGTGCGCCTGAACACCGACGACAGCCTGCCGGGCACTTGGTCGGGCGTCATGCTGGCGGTAATCGCCGTCGTGTACCGGCGCGGCGTGGAGTTGAGCCAGGAAGCCGAACTCGTTATCTGA
- the rsmG gene encoding 16S rRNA (guanine(527)-N(7))-methyltransferase RsmG: MNLFQQHFPTFTPQQLQLFKQFETEFRIINEQVNLVSRADMDNFAERHILHSLGIAKVVQFPKGSAVLDVGTGGGLPGLPLAVAFPEVHFHLVDSIGKKIRAVQFMAGALGLDNVTAEQTRAEQLRPKYDFVVSRAVARLATFHPWVAHLFKPKGLRESGMYLLKGGDLTEEIAESGLVATVTDLAQFFPEEFYETKKVVFVPANSRAR; the protein is encoded by the coding sequence ATGAACCTCTTCCAGCAGCACTTCCCCACGTTCACGCCCCAGCAGCTCCAGCTATTTAAGCAGTTCGAAACTGAGTTCCGCATCATCAACGAGCAGGTGAACTTGGTGTCGCGCGCCGACATGGACAACTTCGCGGAGCGGCACATTTTGCACTCGCTGGGCATCGCCAAGGTGGTCCAATTCCCGAAGGGCAGCGCCGTGCTCGACGTGGGCACCGGCGGGGGCCTGCCCGGCCTGCCGCTGGCCGTTGCGTTTCCGGAGGTGCATTTCCACTTGGTGGACAGCATCGGCAAGAAGATTCGGGCCGTGCAGTTCATGGCTGGGGCCCTGGGCCTCGACAACGTGACGGCCGAGCAAACCCGCGCCGAGCAGTTGCGCCCCAAATACGACTTCGTGGTGAGCCGCGCCGTGGCCCGCCTCGCCACCTTTCACCCGTGGGTGGCCCACCTATTTAAGCCCAAGGGCCTGCGGGAAAGCGGGATGTACCTGCTGAAGGGCGGCGACCTGACCGAGGAAATTGCCGAGTCGGGCCTGGTGGCCACCGTCACTGATTTGGCGCAATTCTTCCCCGAGGAATTTTACGAAACCAAAAAAGTCGTGTTCGTGCCCGCCAACTCGCGCGCCCGCTAA
- a CDS encoding YheT family hydrolase, translating into MPFVSHSAYQPPRYLFNGHVQTIVPSLWRSVPDVAYQRERLELADGDFLDLDWSRPPAGGPTDGLVVVSHGLEGSSDRAYVRGMVRALNRAGLDALAWNYRSCGGEMNRLLRSYHLGDTEDLDLVLRHALATGRYQRVYLTGFSAGGNVTLKYLGEAPDRVPAAVQRAAVFSVPTDLRASSMYIARPQNTVYMRRFLKTLRQKIRAKAVLLPGEVDLTGLDEVRDFPQFDDRYTAPMHGFASADAYYAHASSGQYLANIKVPTLLVNAENDPFLPPSCFPRAAAAASAFVYLETPPAGGHVGFGEGAPDGEYYSERRAVEFLLGPLPA; encoded by the coding sequence ATGCCCTTCGTTTCGCATTCGGCCTACCAGCCGCCCCGCTACCTGTTCAACGGCCACGTGCAGACCATTGTGCCCAGCCTGTGGCGCTCGGTGCCCGACGTGGCCTACCAACGCGAGCGGCTGGAACTGGCTGACGGCGACTTTCTCGACCTGGACTGGAGCCGACCGCCGGCCGGGGGCCCCACCGACGGCCTCGTGGTGGTGTCGCACGGCTTGGAAGGCAGCAGCGACCGGGCTTACGTGCGCGGCATGGTGCGGGCCCTGAACCGCGCCGGCCTCGACGCGCTGGCCTGGAACTACCGCAGCTGCGGCGGCGAGATGAACCGCCTGCTCCGCTCCTACCACCTCGGTGATACCGAGGATTTGGACCTGGTGCTGCGGCACGCCCTGGCTACCGGCCGCTACCAGCGCGTGTACCTGACGGGGTTTTCGGCGGGCGGTAATGTGACGCTCAAGTACCTGGGCGAGGCACCCGACCGGGTTCCGGCCGCGGTACAGCGCGCCGCCGTGTTTTCGGTGCCCACCGATTTGCGGGCCAGCTCCATGTACATTGCCCGGCCGCAAAACACGGTGTACATGCGGCGCTTCCTCAAAACGCTGCGCCAGAAAATCCGCGCGAAAGCTGTGCTGCTGCCCGGTGAGGTAGACTTGACGGGGCTCGACGAAGTGCGCGATTTCCCGCAGTTTGACGACCGCTACACGGCCCCCATGCACGGCTTTGCCTCCGCCGATGCCTACTACGCCCACGCCAGCTCGGGGCAGTACCTGGCCAACATCAAAGTGCCCACACTGCTGGTAAACGCCGAGAACGACCCTTTTCTGCCGCCCTCGTGCTTTCCGCGCGCAGCGGCGGCGGCCTCCGCCTTTGTGTACCTCGAAACGCCGCCTGCGGGCGGGCACGTAGGCTTCGGCGAGGGGGCCCCGGATGGCGAATACTACTCGGAGCGGCGGGCGGTGGAATTCCTGCTGGGGCCCCTGCCTGCCTAA
- the rpsT gene encoding 30S ribosomal protein S20, whose amino-acid sequence MANHKSALKRIRSNEAKRVLNRYQHKSTRTAIKKLRATTDKTAAQDLLKKVSSMLDRLAKKSIIHKNKAANNKSKLTKFVNALSA is encoded by the coding sequence ATGGCAAACCACAAGTCGGCTCTCAAGCGCATCCGCAGCAACGAAGCCAAGCGCGTATTGAACCGCTACCAGCACAAATCGACCCGCACGGCCATTAAAAAGCTGCGCGCCACCACCGACAAAACGGCCGCACAGGACCTGTTGAAGAAAGTGTCGTCGATGCTGGACCGTTTGGCCAAGAAGAGCATCATCCACAAAAATAAAGCTGCTAACAATAAGAGCAAGCTTACGAAGTTCGTTAATGCGCTTAGCGCGTAA
- the pyk gene encoding pyruvate kinase, whose translation MENRPSFNKTKIVATVGPASNTYERLGMLIREGVDVFRLNFSHGKHEEHLEVINLVRRLNKDLRTNVGLLQDLQGPKIRLGDVEGGGVEIKRGDKIKLVCGEKEISTATRLSTIYLGLARDVKPGDMILIDDGKIELKVLATDREAEVDVEVIYGGLVKPRKGINLPDSKVSAPSMTEKDIEDLKFGLANDVDWIALSFARRAEDIRFIKQLIAEAGKDIRVVAKIETPEGLENLDEIIAITDAVMVARGDLGVEVKMEEVPMAQKMIIAKCNAAGKPVIVATQMMESMITAPRPTRAETSDVANAVLDGADAVMLSAETAVGAYPAEVIRSMVGTIMSVETQSPNLFYRWRTIDPASTSFIANSILSAACHLAKNTGAKVITGLTYNGYTAFQIAKYRPKANIFIFTGNRSLLTALSLVWGVRGFYYDRYISTDSTVADIRSVLTTTGNLDAGDVFITTGSMPMQEKGKANMVKVTVA comes from the coding sequence ATGGAAAACCGACCCAGCTTTAATAAAACCAAAATTGTGGCCACCGTAGGGCCCGCCTCCAACACCTACGAGCGCCTCGGCATGCTCATCCGCGAGGGCGTGGACGTGTTCCGGCTCAACTTCTCGCATGGCAAGCACGAGGAGCACCTGGAGGTCATCAACCTGGTGCGCCGCCTCAACAAGGACCTGCGCACCAACGTGGGCCTGCTCCAGGACTTGCAGGGCCCCAAGATTCGCCTCGGCGACGTGGAAGGCGGCGGCGTAGAAATTAAGCGCGGCGACAAAATCAAGCTCGTGTGCGGCGAGAAGGAAATCAGCACGGCCACCCGCCTGAGCACCATTTACCTGGGCTTGGCCCGCGACGTGAAGCCCGGCGACATGATCCTCATCGACGATGGCAAAATTGAGTTGAAGGTGCTGGCCACCGACCGCGAGGCAGAGGTGGACGTGGAGGTTATCTACGGCGGCCTGGTGAAGCCCCGCAAGGGCATCAACCTGCCCGACTCGAAGGTGTCGGCCCCGAGTATGACGGAGAAGGACATCGAGGACCTCAAGTTTGGCCTCGCCAACGACGTGGACTGGATTGCGCTCAGCTTTGCGCGCCGCGCCGAGGACATCCGCTTCATCAAGCAGCTCATTGCCGAAGCGGGCAAGGACATCCGCGTGGTGGCCAAAATTGAGACGCCCGAGGGCTTGGAAAACCTCGACGAAATCATTGCCATCACCGACGCCGTAATGGTGGCCCGCGGCGACCTTGGCGTGGAGGTGAAGATGGAGGAAGTACCGATGGCCCAGAAGATGATCATCGCCAAGTGCAACGCGGCCGGCAAGCCCGTCATCGTGGCCACCCAAATGATGGAGTCGATGATTACGGCCCCTCGCCCCACCCGCGCCGAAACCAGCGACGTGGCCAATGCCGTGCTCGACGGAGCCGACGCGGTGATGCTCTCGGCCGAAACCGCCGTGGGGGCCTACCCTGCCGAGGTAATCCGCTCGATGGTGGGCACCATCATGAGCGTGGAAACCCAGAGCCCCAACCTGTTTTACCGCTGGCGCACCATCGACCCGGCCAGCACTTCCTTCATCGCCAACAGCATCCTTTCGGCGGCTTGCCATTTGGCTAAAAACACGGGCGCCAAGGTCATTACCGGCCTGACTTACAACGGCTATACGGCCTTCCAGATTGCCAAGTACCGCCCCAAGGCCAACATTTTCATCTTCACCGGCAACCGCTCCCTACTCACTGCCCTGAGCTTGGTGTGGGGCGTGCGCGGCTTCTACTACGACCGCTACATCAGCACCGACAGCACCGTGGCTGACATCCGCTCGGTGCTCACCACCACCGGCAACCTCGACGCCGGCGACGTGTTCATCACCACCGGCTCGATGCCCATGCAGGAGAAGGGCAAGGCCAACATGGTAAAGGTCACCGTGGCCTAA
- a CDS encoding IPExxxVDY family protein, translated as MTKTFTLDVELACDFDLFGLVSSARDYSLAWALNQALRLRLRRQPELLLPLPGREQLVFSHYLHATEVLTLRLFRNRALVPSAFPKPFLAPDVKEYDYLLAITNGGDELAGAALVARLTALPAVQYAAQFDPNTLKYKENLIL; from the coding sequence GTGACGAAGACTTTTACCTTAGACGTGGAGCTGGCCTGCGACTTCGACCTGTTCGGGCTCGTGTCCAGCGCCCGCGACTACTCGCTGGCCTGGGCCCTTAACCAGGCCCTGCGCCTGCGCCTGCGCCGGCAGCCCGAGCTGCTGCTGCCGCTGCCCGGGCGCGAGCAGCTCGTATTCAGCCACTATTTGCATGCCACGGAGGTGCTTACGCTGCGCTTGTTTCGCAACCGGGCCCTGGTACCTTCGGCCTTCCCGAAGCCCTTCCTGGCCCCCGACGTGAAGGAGTACGACTACCTACTGGCCATTACGAACGGCGGCGATGAGCTGGCCGGCGCGGCCCTGGTGGCCCGCCTCACCGCCCTGCCCGCCGTGCAGTACGCCGCCCAATTCGACCCCAATACGCTTAAGTATAAAGAGAACTTGATTTTGTAG
- a CDS encoding acyl carrier protein — protein MSEIAEKVKAIIIDKLGVEASEVTPEASFTNDLGADSLDTVELIMEFEKEFNVSIPDDQAENIQTVGQAVSYLEEHAK, from the coding sequence ATGTCTGAAATCGCAGAAAAAGTAAAGGCCATCATTATCGATAAACTAGGTGTGGAAGCCTCGGAAGTGACCCCAGAAGCCAGCTTCACCAACGACCTGGGCGCCGATTCGCTCGACACCGTGGAGCTGATTATGGAATTCGAAAAAGAGTTCAACGTAAGCATCCCCGACGACCAGGCCGAGAATATCCAGACCGTGGGCCAAGCCGTTAGCTACCTCGAAGAGCACGCCAAGTAG
- the fabF gene encoding beta-ketoacyl-ACP synthase II encodes MSSIRRVVVTGLGAITPIGSTVPAYWEGLKNGVSGAAPITRFPADKFKTRFACEVKDYNPDTYFDRKEGRKMDLFTQFAVIASDEAIADAGLLAAGSGVDKDRVGVIWGSGIGGLRSLQEECFQFERGDGTPRYSPFFIPRMIADSSSGNISIKNGFRGPNFVTTSACASSNDALIAAFNNIRLGLADAIVTGGSEAAITESGVGGFNALKAMSERNDDPASASRPYDKDRDGFVLGEGAGALVLEEYEHAKARGAKMYAEVIGGGMSSDAYHITAPDPSGSGVVLVMRNALRDAGIAPEDVDYINTHGTSTPLGDGAEIKAIETVFGDHAATLNISSTKSMTGHLLGGAGGIEAVACIFAMQNGLVPPTINLHTPDPEINQSLNFTPNVAQAREVNVAMSNTFGFGGHNTSVIFRKL; translated from the coding sequence ATGTCGTCCATCCGACGCGTTGTCGTTACCGGCCTCGGGGCCATCACGCCGATTGGCAGCACCGTCCCAGCGTACTGGGAGGGCCTGAAAAACGGCGTGAGCGGCGCTGCCCCCATCACCCGCTTCCCCGCCGACAAGTTCAAAACCCGCTTTGCCTGCGAGGTGAAGGATTACAACCCCGATACTTACTTCGACCGCAAGGAGGGCCGCAAAATGGACCTCTTCACGCAGTTCGCCGTCATTGCTTCCGACGAGGCCATTGCCGACGCCGGCCTGCTGGCCGCGGGCAGCGGTGTGGATAAGGACCGCGTGGGCGTGATTTGGGGCTCGGGTATTGGCGGGCTGCGCTCGCTGCAAGAAGAGTGTTTCCAGTTTGAGCGCGGCGACGGTACGCCGCGCTACTCGCCGTTCTTCATCCCGCGCATGATTGCCGACTCCTCGTCGGGCAACATCTCCATCAAGAACGGCTTTCGGGGCCCCAACTTCGTCACCACCTCGGCCTGCGCCTCGTCGAACGATGCGCTGATTGCCGCTTTCAACAACATCCGCCTGGGCCTGGCCGACGCCATCGTGACCGGCGGCTCCGAGGCAGCCATCACCGAGTCGGGTGTGGGCGGCTTCAATGCCCTCAAGGCCATGAGTGAGCGCAACGACGACCCCGCTTCCGCCTCGCGACCTTACGACAAGGACCGCGACGGCTTCGTGCTGGGCGAGGGCGCCGGGGCCCTGGTGCTCGAAGAGTACGAGCACGCCAAGGCTCGCGGCGCCAAGATGTACGCCGAGGTCATCGGCGGCGGCATGTCGTCGGACGCGTACCACATTACGGCTCCCGACCCCTCGGGCTCCGGTGTGGTGCTGGTGATGCGCAATGCGCTGCGCGACGCCGGCATTGCCCCCGAAGACGTGGACTACATCAACACCCACGGCACGAGCACGCCGCTTGGCGACGGGGCCGAAATAAAGGCCATCGAAACCGTGTTTGGGGACCACGCCGCGACGCTGAACATTTCCTCGACCAAGAGCATGACCGGACACCTGTTGGGTGGGGCTGGCGGCATCGAGGCGGTGGCGTGCATTTTTGCCATGCAAAATGGCTTGGTGCCGCCCACCATCAACCTGCACACGCCTGACCCGGAAATTAACCAGTCTCTGAACTTCACCCCCAACGTGGCCCAGGCCCGCGAAGTGAACGTGGCCATGAGCAATACCTTCGGCTTCGGGGGCCATAACACGTCGGTAATTTTCCGCAAGCTGTAA